The DNA sequence AGGTATTAGGTATCGTTTTCGTTCAGCATTTAAGCAAAAAGTTATCTTAGAGTTTGAATCAGGTAAATTAACCATTGCAGAAGCGCGCAAGATTTATGATATTAGAAGCCAGCCAACCATTTATGAATGGCTCGGAAAATATGGCAAGAATCATTTAATTTAAAAAGTCGTTCGTGTTAAAATGAAAGACGAAAAAGATAAATTGCCGAGAA is a window from the candidate division KSB1 bacterium genome containing:
- a CDS encoding transposase; the encoded protein is MSDGGIRYRFRSAFKQKVILEFESGKLTIAEARKIYDIRSQPTIYEWLGKYGKNHLI